In a single window of the Rhizobium tropici CIAT 899 genome:
- a CDS encoding cytochrome P450, whose amino-acid sequence MLAWLDQKTEIVEHTDQSSRYFEPAHAAYYNGKPGQPLKLMLQARSDFLSIWRRADYREHVAEFKLLGRQLIIVNSPEAIRYVVAKRHENFERKTPQMRRALEYLLGDGLFISDKETWKQRRPLVSDIVHKNRVPAFGAIMQSTASELADRWQSLGEGAEVNALFEMAGLTAEIISRSVFGNDLGEESANAVTEGFASYQSLVDSVNFGYFLGFDEGLPIVKTPSLSRSVKRIHRIIDQVIEDHLAGKGDNSSMVELLIRRQQRNPELKLDVVALRNEAATIFMAGHETTAATLTWAWYLLAGAPWVEEAVHAEIDAVCGDRVPSIDDVAKLDWCRAVIEETLRLYPPVPILARQAAEADQIGDVKVRKAALVLIVPWILHRTDSLFPEPHRFHPERFLGEARPAPYSYIPFAAGPRVCPGLQFGLTEAILCLAILAQRFRVRITDGHKVQPQCRLTLRPREGMPVTLHRRRG is encoded by the coding sequence ATGCTGGCCTGGCTTGATCAGAAAACCGAAATCGTCGAACACACCGATCAATCCTCGCGATATTTCGAGCCGGCTCACGCAGCTTATTATAACGGGAAGCCCGGCCAGCCGTTGAAGTTGATGCTGCAGGCGCGCAGCGACTTCCTGTCGATCTGGCGCCGCGCCGATTATCGCGAGCATGTGGCGGAGTTCAAGCTTTTGGGCCGGCAGCTCATCATTGTCAATTCGCCTGAAGCCATCCGCTATGTGGTGGCCAAACGCCATGAGAATTTCGAGCGCAAGACACCGCAGATGCGGCGCGCGCTGGAATATCTTTTGGGCGATGGTTTATTCATATCCGATAAGGAAACCTGGAAACAGCGCCGGCCGCTGGTCTCCGATATCGTGCATAAAAACCGCGTGCCGGCCTTCGGCGCGATCATGCAGAGCACGGCAAGCGAGCTTGCCGACCGCTGGCAGAGCCTGGGTGAAGGGGCTGAAGTCAACGCCCTGTTCGAGATGGCGGGGCTGACGGCGGAGATCATTTCCCGCAGTGTCTTCGGCAATGACCTCGGCGAAGAAAGCGCCAATGCGGTGACCGAAGGGTTTGCGAGCTACCAGTCGCTGGTCGACTCCGTCAATTTCGGCTATTTTCTCGGCTTCGACGAGGGCTTGCCGATCGTCAAGACACCAAGCTTGAGCCGGTCGGTGAAACGCATTCACCGCATCATCGATCAGGTGATTGAAGATCACCTTGCCGGCAAGGGTGACAACAGTTCGATGGTCGAGTTGCTGATCCGACGGCAGCAGCGCAATCCCGAGCTGAAACTCGATGTGGTGGCGCTTCGAAACGAGGCCGCCACCATCTTCATGGCCGGCCACGAAACGACAGCGGCAACACTGACCTGGGCCTGGTATCTGCTCGCAGGTGCGCCCTGGGTGGAAGAGGCGGTTCATGCGGAAATCGACGCCGTCTGCGGCGATCGGGTTCCCTCGATCGATGATGTTGCGAAGCTGGACTGGTGCCGTGCGGTCATCGAAGAGACGCTGCGCCTCTATCCTCCCGTGCCGATCCTGGCACGCCAGGCGGCCGAGGCCGACCAGATCGGCGACGTGAAGGTACGCAAGGCTGCGCTTGTGCTGATCGTGCCATGGATATTGCATCGCACGGATTCACTCTTCCCCGAGCCGCATCGCTTTCACCCCGAGCGCTTCCTCGGCGAGGCACGGCCGGCGCCCTACAGCTATATCCCTTTCGCCGCCGGCCCGCGCGTATGCCCCGGTCTGCAATTCGGCCTCACCGAGGCAATTCTCTGCCTGGCGATCCTTGCTCAGCGTTTTCGCGTTCGCATCACGGATGGACACAAGGTTCAGCCACAATGCCGTCTGACGCTGCGTCCGCGTGAGGGCATGCCCGTGACATTGCATCGGCGTCGAGGATGA
- the lysA gene encoding diaminopimelate decarboxylase produces the protein MTIPSNETLSALAADYGTPLWIYDAAAIRRRIAQLSAFDVIRYAQKACSNIHILKEMRKAGVRVDAVSLGEIERAMRAGFSAGNASGEAEVVFTADVFDRPTLERVVADKIEVNIGSIDMLRQLGERSPGHRVWLRINPGFGHGHSKKTNTGGETSKHGIWFEQLQEAVALTRQFSLKLVGLHMHIGSGVDYGHLQRVCGAMIGFCRTLDVDIEAISAGGGLSVPYREGEEEIDPAHYFSLWDKARREIETHVGHPIRLEIEPGRFLTADAGVLLAEVRAVKMMGRNRFVLVDAGFSDLARPAMYGSYHHIAVIPGTTPRSAAGTIFPTVVAGPLCESGDVFTQTDNGTVETRDLPETHVGDYLVFHGAGAYGATMSSNYNSRLYAPEVLIDGETHRLIRRRQTLDELFMLEAI, from the coding sequence ATGACCATCCCTTCCAACGAAACGCTGAGCGCGCTTGCTGCCGACTATGGAACGCCGCTCTGGATCTATGATGCTGCCGCGATCCGCCGCCGCATCGCCCAACTCTCCGCCTTCGACGTCATTCGCTATGCGCAGAAGGCCTGTTCGAACATCCATATCCTGAAGGAGATGCGCAAGGCAGGCGTGCGGGTCGATGCTGTCTCGCTCGGCGAGATCGAGCGGGCGATGCGTGCAGGTTTTTCCGCCGGCAATGCGTCGGGAGAAGCGGAGGTCGTCTTCACCGCCGACGTCTTCGATCGGCCGACGCTGGAACGCGTCGTTGCCGACAAGATCGAGGTAAATATCGGCTCCATCGACATGCTGCGTCAATTGGGTGAGCGCTCACCGGGCCATAGGGTTTGGCTGCGCATCAATCCCGGCTTCGGGCATGGCCATAGCAAAAAGACCAACACCGGCGGCGAAACCAGCAAGCATGGCATCTGGTTCGAGCAGTTACAGGAGGCAGTGGCGCTGACGCGGCAATTTTCGCTGAAGCTCGTCGGGTTGCACATGCATATCGGCTCCGGTGTCGATTATGGACATCTGCAGCGTGTCTGCGGTGCAATGATCGGATTCTGCCGCACGCTGGATGTCGATATCGAGGCCATTTCCGCCGGCGGCGGTCTGTCTGTGCCTTACAGGGAGGGTGAGGAGGAGATCGATCCTGCCCATTACTTTTCGCTCTGGGACAAGGCCCGGCGCGAGATCGAGACGCATGTCGGCCATCCGATCCGGCTTGAGATCGAGCCGGGCCGCTTCCTGACAGCGGATGCAGGCGTATTGCTGGCAGAAGTGAGGGCGGTCAAGATGATGGGCCGCAACCGCTTCGTGCTTGTCGATGCCGGCTTCAGCGATCTCGCCCGGCCGGCGATGTATGGCAGTTACCATCACATCGCGGTCATTCCGGGCACGACGCCTCGCAGTGCTGCCGGAACAATCTTCCCGACAGTCGTCGCAGGCCCCCTCTGCGAATCGGGCGATGTTTTCACGCAAACGGACAATGGCACGGTGGAAACCCGCGATCTGCCCGAAACCCATGTCGGCGACTATCTCGTGTTTCATGGTGCCGGCGCTTACGGCGCAACCATGTCATCGAACTATAACAGCCGTCTTTATGCACCGGAGGTCCTGATCGACGGCGAGACCCATCGCTTGATCCGCCGCCGCCAGACACTCGATGAGCTGTTCATGCTGGAAGCGATCTAG
- a CDS encoding PLP-dependent transferase encodes MNETPRFDAYRHAIPDTLMPPRDDPFDAAVPPIYQTSLFLFDSYKELEDVFAGRSKKPIYSRGDNPTVRLLERKIAEMEGAEEARAFSSGMGAIAAAVLAFVGPGDRIVTVRHVYSDAFRFFEKVLKRFGVVVDYIDGTDTGAMLAALPGAKLAYLENPTSMAFELQDLTAIAEAARRHGVVTMVDNSWATPLFQKPLSVGIDIVIHAASKYLGGQSDTVAGLVTGSKAHIDRINSEIYPYTGAKLAPFEAWLVLRNLETLPFRMRHHHEAGLEVASWLNAHADVTNVMHPALGNHPGKRTFSGFGGLFSFEVSDRIDVADFVDALRLIRIGVSWGGPESLVVPAKAALSISPETNVFARFGVSDRTIRLNVGLHSAKEIIADLEQALAAARR; translated from the coding sequence ATGAACGAGACGCCGAGATTCGATGCCTACCGCCACGCCATTCCCGATACGCTGATGCCGCCGCGCGACGATCCCTTCGATGCCGCCGTGCCGCCGATCTATCAGACATCCCTCTTCCTGTTCGATAGCTACAAGGAACTGGAGGACGTGTTCGCCGGTCGTTCGAAGAAGCCGATCTATTCGCGCGGCGACAATCCGACCGTGCGGCTTCTGGAGCGCAAGATCGCCGAAATGGAAGGTGCGGAAGAGGCACGCGCCTTTTCGAGCGGCATGGGTGCAATTGCTGCTGCGGTTCTCGCCTTCGTCGGCCCAGGCGACCGTATTGTCACCGTGCGGCACGTCTATAGCGATGCCTTCCGCTTCTTCGAAAAAGTCCTGAAGCGCTTCGGTGTCGTCGTCGACTATATCGACGGCACCGATACGGGGGCTATGCTTGCCGCACTTCCCGGCGCCAAGCTCGCCTATCTCGAAAACCCGACCTCGATGGCTTTCGAGTTGCAGGATCTGACTGCGATCGCCGAGGCCGCTCGTCGCCATGGCGTCGTAACAATGGTCGATAACTCCTGGGCAACGCCGCTCTTTCAGAAGCCCCTCTCCGTCGGTATCGATATCGTCATCCATGCCGCTTCGAAATACCTCGGCGGCCAGAGCGACACGGTTGCAGGTCTGGTCACCGGCTCGAAGGCGCATATCGACCGGATCAACAGCGAAATCTACCCCTATACGGGTGCGAAGCTCGCGCCGTTTGAGGCATGGCTCGTGCTGCGCAATCTCGAGACACTGCCATTCCGCATGCGGCATCATCATGAAGCCGGGCTCGAAGTGGCGTCGTGGCTCAATGCCCATGCGGATGTGACCAATGTCATGCATCCAGCACTCGGCAATCATCCGGGAAAACGTACCTTCAGCGGATTTGGCGGGTTGTTTTCCTTCGAGGTTTCGGACCGCATCGATGTGGCCGATTTTGTCGATGCGTTGCGCCTCATTCGTATCGGTGTCAGCTGGGGCGGACCGGAAAGCCTGGTGGTGCCGGCAAAGGCAGCTCTCAGCATTTCGCCGGAGACCAATGTCTTCGCGCGCTTCGGTGTCAGCGACCGCACGATCCGCCTGAACGTCGGACTGCACTCGGCCAAGGAGATCATTGCCGATCTCGAGCAGGCCCTTGCCGCCGCGAGGCGCTAG
- a CDS encoding MATE family efflux transporter — MKTAVDMNDPCVKRLVLAVALPAVAGLAASAGHHAINAIFLGTLGPDMLAGISLVMPLFLLVAAAGQGLGIGLATLLARYLGEGDLKAAASVAATALAATVPLGVFLSILIYLGLPDFVGALGASDNLLAPGLDYGRLLAFGLTLGLLQAICDFIAIAEGNSRFSMIVLIASFALNAVFDPVFIFLFKLGASGAALATIMSSIAALACYAVYFLRRWGTVSVTGGAICWQLLWPIARIGLPAAATSIVTGLGFLVLMREAAIHGGDKGVAATAIAIRLMTLGQLPLFGFCLGAQSVVSHAFGAGDAERLKTVVRFMLAVTIPVALLYSILLFLAAEPIARLFTDSQDVVDEAVAWLRSLFPIFPLAAFQSVLLVMLQSRGRAGLSALVGLAPQGYLLIPLLLLLPLWMGFAGVSAAVATAAILAAILGGLICWREWLAILPADAPGHLAGNRHFTPDPRGTP, encoded by the coding sequence ATGAAAACAGCCGTCGATATGAACGATCCGTGCGTCAAGCGGCTCGTTCTGGCGGTCGCGCTTCCGGCCGTGGCAGGACTGGCTGCAAGTGCCGGCCATCATGCGATCAATGCGATCTTCCTGGGAACGCTCGGCCCGGACATGCTGGCAGGCATCAGTCTGGTCATGCCGCTGTTTCTGCTTGTTGCGGCAGCCGGTCAGGGGTTGGGCATCGGGCTCGCGACGCTGCTTGCGCGCTACCTTGGCGAAGGGGATCTCAAAGCTGCAGCGTCGGTCGCCGCGACAGCGCTCGCGGCGACGGTCCCGCTCGGTGTTTTCTTGTCGATCCTAATCTATCTCGGCCTGCCGGATTTTGTCGGCGCACTTGGCGCCAGCGACAATCTCCTCGCTCCTGGGCTCGATTATGGGCGGCTGCTTGCTTTCGGTCTGACGCTCGGGCTTTTGCAGGCTATCTGCGATTTCATAGCGATCGCCGAGGGCAATTCACGCTTCTCGATGATCGTGCTGATCGCGAGCTTCGCCTTGAACGCGGTCTTTGATCCCGTCTTCATCTTCCTCTTCAAGCTCGGTGCGTCCGGCGCGGCACTGGCGACCATTATGTCGTCCATCGCTGCCCTTGCATGCTATGCCGTCTACTTCCTGCGCCGATGGGGAACGGTGAGCGTGACTGGCGGGGCGATTTGCTGGCAACTGCTTTGGCCGATCGCGCGGATCGGCCTTCCTGCTGCCGCAACAAGCATTGTCACGGGCCTCGGCTTTCTGGTCCTGATGCGGGAGGCCGCTATCCATGGCGGCGATAAAGGTGTCGCGGCAACGGCGATTGCCATCCGTCTGATGACCTTGGGACAGCTTCCGTTGTTCGGCTTTTGCCTCGGTGCCCAGAGTGTCGTCAGTCACGCCTTTGGCGCCGGCGATGCTGAGCGGCTAAAAACCGTTGTCCGGTTCATGCTTGCTGTGACGATACCGGTCGCATTGCTCTATTCTATTCTGCTGTTCCTGGCTGCCGAGCCGATCGCACGCCTGTTCACGGATAGCCAGGACGTCGTTGATGAGGCAGTCGCCTGGCTGCGGTCCCTCTTTCCGATCTTTCCGCTTGCGGCCTTTCAATCCGTCCTGCTCGTCATGCTGCAATCGCGGGGCAGGGCGGGTCTGTCCGCCCTCGTCGGGCTTGCGCCGCAGGGCTATCTGCTGATCCCGCTTCTGCTCCTGCTGCCGCTTTGGATGGGCTTTGCCGGCGTTTCAGCCGCCGTGGCTACCGCTGCCATCCTTGCTGCCATCCTCGGCGGTCTTATCTGCTGGCGGGAATGGCTCGCCATTCTGCCGGCCGACGCACCGGGCCACCTTGCTGGCAATCGACACTTCACTCCTGACCCAAGAGGAACGCCATGA
- a CDS encoding GNAT family N-acetyltransferase: MDASLAIRSDGTAEKSFDLRLPASGFESSALACGQPLIISAGHAPGSFRVEHYGVKVASGHLSGPAINLLVFDTIFTAVPPLSDEDIVNAVSEAVLACNPHLICVEITLADDDLAKRLLETGAIERSGERLIVRPESFFQQARSWLGSVPSSYPEVSTLTNGAVHPQRPPKPAGRVYSRFIPWLNAQLGFHVADIEADLPHFHRWMNDPRVAAIWEDSGDLSYHRDFIAGRLADPRTLPLIGTIGSVPFGYFELYWAKEDRIGPHYEVDGYDRGWHVAIGEDDFRGKAFVSAWLPSLMHYMFLADPRTRRIVGEPIHHHVQQIRNLDRSGFAKVKHIQFPHKKALLVMLLRERFFMDRLLLPDLTGLSTADGQPVLGSLARGA; encoded by the coding sequence ATGGATGCTTCCCTGGCGATCAGGAGCGATGGGACGGCGGAGAAATCCTTTGATCTGCGCCTGCCGGCTTCGGGCTTCGAGAGCAGCGCGCTTGCCTGCGGCCAGCCGCTCATCATATCGGCAGGGCATGCGCCGGGGAGTTTCCGTGTCGAGCACTACGGAGTGAAGGTGGCCTCAGGTCATCTATCGGGGCCGGCCATCAATCTCCTGGTCTTCGATACAATCTTCACCGCGGTCCCGCCGCTTTCTGACGAGGATATCGTCAACGCCGTGTCGGAAGCCGTTCTGGCATGCAATCCGCATCTGATTTGCGTCGAGATCACGCTTGCGGATGATGATCTTGCAAAGCGACTGCTGGAGACCGGCGCGATCGAGCGCAGCGGCGAGCGCCTCATTGTGCGGCCGGAATCCTTTTTCCAGCAGGCAAGATCTTGGCTCGGAAGCGTGCCAAGCAGCTATCCGGAAGTGTCGACACTGACGAATGGCGCTGTTCACCCGCAGCGGCCGCCGAAGCCCGCCGGTCGTGTCTATAGTCGCTTCATTCCCTGGCTGAACGCGCAGCTCGGCTTCCATGTCGCCGATATAGAGGCCGATCTTCCCCATTTCCATCGCTGGATGAACGATCCGAGGGTTGCCGCCATATGGGAAGACAGCGGCGATCTTTCCTATCACCGCGATTTCATCGCCGGCCGACTTGCCGATCCCCGCACGCTGCCGCTGATCGGAACCATCGGCAGTGTGCCCTTCGGCTATTTCGAGCTCTATTGGGCGAAGGAAGACAGGATCGGACCACATTACGAGGTCGACGGCTATGACCGCGGCTGGCATGTGGCGATCGGCGAGGATGACTTCCGCGGGAAAGCCTTCGTCAGCGCCTGGCTACCGTCGCTGATGCATTACATGTTCCTGGCCGATCCACGCACGCGACGTATCGTCGGTGAGCCGATCCATCATCACGTCCAGCAGATCCGCAATCTCGACCGTTCCGGCTTCGCCAAGGTCAAGCATATTCAGTTCCCGCACAAGAAGGCGCTGCTGGTCATGCTCCTGCGCGAGCGCTTCTTTATGGATCGGCTGCTGTTGCCGGATCTCACCGGCTTGTCCACAGCGGATGGACAGCCTGTCCTCGGCTCGCTGGCGCGAGGCGCCTGA
- a CDS encoding non-ribosomal peptide synthetase, with product MTIHDRNAKAANDTDFLAKCSLSPTQSRIWLLSETGNEVVYGRQILAIAFPPVPLAVAHEGLSKLSRQHPLITSEFEARAGGAVQQILRNDRFVEIIETKLAAGENLDDALTAAATAEQARPIDLTDGNPARFILLTQEARAAGVLFSLHAILADAAALDLLATDFLHNIDGHDPADIAETVLPNAASWMIANGAPRHAAPELVDFWFQQLTAQENIASLPPQTSAGKNTVDEAWFEHMLEVPIQSSADTSGDMLAALGIALRRHTGYGTQRIGLVTRPERQKVAARCEDVLILTPELDGTMTLKDVRNAFVKEIDMAIRQSLPFEALADALIRRDESFDTTGLVKTLLDVGPPLRLLQATSNEVTLRSPIEPPARRDADLVVTVSPASIGKLRIGIGFDPQKHDRKQIIRFADDLALALAQVQASPGLQVKHIPFVSPEELDRLSAPYPDAPEPDDGIPIHEVISAQARRRPNAFAVAQGEKSVTHGELEAAANRLAHRLIAMGIGPEKRVAIALEKSIDAIIAILAVLKAGGAFTPVEPDHPEARNRHILTAPGLSLVISRAKHIANLPSDITTPYLNLDAIDLSAESVGAPATTIAPRQLAYVIYTSGSTGVPKGVAVEHGPLAHHCKATLRIYEMSEESCEYPVLPFTSDGGHERWMVPLMAGGGVVLTQDKLATPEDAFAAMKRHGVNNASLPTSYVRGLAEYAGENGEIPRLRLYSFGGEALSQAVFDMITENLKAQLLINGYGPTETIMTPMIWKIPAGTRFEGTVAPIGRGVGDRRIYVLDADLAPVPVGVIGEIYIGGSGLARGYLGQPELTADRFIPDPFTAGGRLYKSGDLGRWREDGIVEFAGRVDHQIKLRGFRIEPGEIEAVLRSDQRVAEAVILLHNDGGRSSLVAYVVPREGESLSVTELRRTAMTALPDYMVPQTIMLIDKLPMGPNSKLDRAALPAPRIECEMALPANDKEKAILDVWKDILDIGDIGVTENFFDIGGQSLMAVRIVSRLKMRHPEWPLTIADMFNHPTVRDLALAIDGSRDETGVDVVYLRRNGDRPVLYCFPGLLVSTREYMRLVDYLGPEQPATGFICYSLTETKTLSTRVEDITARYAEAVRRQAKGSPCAFLGWSWGGLLAYEAARQLGNDIDLRMIGMVDVCDMDEEFTVGIMPRFEDGIRDRTHAAVQSWLATTPMREDWKRLFAAMNEEVYEQFLHHIVKHNVKLPTDGPDIGSEEHTFWILIDNAMIFRNYRLEQSDFRIHAFAAEDSLTRALNVIDWRRYSPSATASEIVTGTNHLTIIGKTPFHQRFARRLDHAFAPASLSKDTVK from the coding sequence ATGACTATCCACGATCGCAACGCCAAGGCAGCAAACGATACGGATTTTCTCGCCAAATGCTCCCTATCGCCGACACAGTCACGTATCTGGCTCCTGTCCGAGACTGGTAACGAAGTCGTCTACGGGCGACAAATACTAGCCATCGCCTTTCCTCCCGTCCCTCTTGCTGTCGCGCATGAGGGCCTGTCAAAGCTTTCACGGCAACATCCCCTCATTACCTCGGAATTCGAGGCACGGGCAGGCGGCGCCGTCCAGCAGATCCTGAGGAACGACCGTTTCGTCGAGATCATCGAGACGAAGTTGGCTGCAGGCGAAAACCTGGACGACGCGCTGACCGCGGCTGCCACAGCGGAACAGGCCCGCCCGATCGACCTTACCGATGGCAATCCGGCCCGCTTCATCCTCCTGACGCAAGAAGCGCGGGCGGCGGGCGTCCTATTCTCCCTCCATGCCATCCTTGCCGACGCTGCGGCGCTCGACCTGCTTGCGACGGATTTCCTTCACAACATCGACGGTCATGACCCGGCGGATATCGCAGAGACCGTACTGCCCAACGCCGCTTCGTGGATGATTGCCAATGGCGCACCGCGCCATGCGGCACCGGAACTGGTCGACTTCTGGTTCCAGCAGCTGACGGCTCAGGAGAACATTGCGTCACTCCCGCCGCAAACATCGGCGGGAAAAAACACGGTCGACGAGGCATGGTTCGAGCATATGCTTGAAGTGCCAATACAGTCGTCCGCCGACACCTCCGGCGATATGCTTGCAGCCCTGGGGATCGCCCTGCGGCGCCATACCGGATACGGCACTCAAAGGATCGGCCTGGTCACGCGGCCGGAAAGGCAGAAAGTTGCCGCCCGCTGCGAGGACGTGTTGATCCTGACGCCGGAACTCGACGGCACCATGACGCTCAAGGACGTTCGTAACGCGTTCGTCAAGGAAATCGATATGGCTATCAGGCAATCCCTGCCTTTCGAGGCTCTTGCCGATGCGCTGATAAGACGGGACGAATCCTTCGACACCACCGGCCTCGTCAAGACGCTCCTCGATGTGGGTCCGCCCCTGCGTCTCCTGCAAGCAACCTCGAACGAAGTCACGTTGCGCAGCCCCATCGAACCGCCGGCGCGCCGCGATGCCGATCTGGTCGTTACCGTTTCCCCCGCATCCATCGGCAAATTGCGCATCGGCATCGGCTTCGACCCGCAGAAGCATGATCGAAAACAAATCATACGCTTCGCCGACGATCTTGCCTTGGCACTTGCGCAGGTACAGGCCAGCCCGGGCCTTCAGGTCAAACATATTCCCTTCGTGTCACCGGAAGAGCTGGACAGGCTTTCGGCACCCTATCCGGACGCACCGGAGCCGGACGACGGCATTCCGATCCACGAGGTCATCTCCGCACAGGCGAGACGGCGGCCGAATGCGTTTGCCGTCGCACAGGGTGAGAAATCCGTGACACATGGCGAACTCGAAGCTGCCGCCAACCGGCTGGCTCATCGGTTGATCGCGATGGGGATCGGCCCGGAAAAGCGCGTTGCCATCGCCCTTGAAAAATCGATCGACGCAATCATCGCCATTCTTGCTGTGCTGAAGGCTGGCGGCGCATTCACGCCGGTAGAGCCGGATCATCCTGAAGCGCGCAATCGTCACATCCTGACGGCCCCGGGCCTCTCGCTCGTCATTTCCCGCGCAAAGCACATCGCCAACCTGCCGAGCGATATCACCACGCCCTATCTCAATCTCGATGCCATCGACCTATCCGCGGAGAGCGTCGGCGCGCCGGCAACGACCATTGCCCCGCGGCAACTTGCCTATGTGATCTACACGTCGGGCTCGACAGGCGTCCCGAAGGGAGTGGCGGTCGAGCACGGACCACTCGCGCACCATTGCAAGGCGACCCTGCGCATCTACGAAATGAGCGAGGAATCCTGCGAATATCCTGTGCTTCCCTTCACCTCGGACGGTGGCCATGAGCGCTGGATGGTGCCGCTGATGGCCGGCGGCGGTGTGGTGTTGACGCAGGACAAGCTCGCCACACCAGAAGATGCCTTTGCGGCGATGAAGCGACACGGCGTCAACAACGCCAGCCTGCCCACCAGCTATGTCCGCGGCCTTGCCGAGTATGCTGGGGAGAACGGCGAAATCCCGCGGCTGCGGCTCTATTCCTTCGGCGGCGAGGCGCTGTCGCAGGCGGTATTCGACATGATCACCGAGAACCTGAAGGCGCAGCTGCTGATCAACGGCTACGGCCCGACCGAAACGATCATGACGCCGATGATCTGGAAGATTCCGGCTGGCACCCGCTTCGAGGGGACCGTCGCGCCGATCGGGCGCGGCGTGGGCGATCGGCGCATCTATGTGCTCGATGCCGACCTTGCGCCGGTTCCGGTCGGCGTGATCGGCGAAATCTATATCGGCGGCAGCGGCCTGGCACGCGGCTATCTCGGCCAGCCGGAGCTGACGGCGGATCGCTTCATTCCGGATCCCTTCACAGCTGGCGGACGGCTGTACAAGTCGGGCGATCTCGGCCGTTGGCGGGAAGACGGCATCGTCGAATTCGCCGGCCGCGTCGATCACCAGATCAAATTGCGCGGCTTCCGCATCGAGCCGGGTGAAATCGAAGCCGTGCTGCGCTCCGATCAGCGTGTCGCCGAGGCCGTCATCCTGCTGCACAATGACGGCGGCCGCAGTTCTCTGGTCGCCTATGTTGTGCCGCGCGAGGGTGAAAGCCTCAGTGTGACCGAGCTGCGCCGCACTGCCATGACGGCCCTGCCCGACTACATGGTGCCACAGACCATCATGCTGATCGACAAGCTGCCGATGGGGCCGAACAGCAAGCTGGACCGCGCGGCCCTGCCCGCACCGCGCATCGAATGCGAAATGGCGTTACCTGCCAATGACAAGGAAAAAGCGATCCTGGATGTCTGGAAGGATATCCTCGACATCGGCGATATCGGTGTCACGGAGAATTTCTTCGATATTGGCGGACAGTCTCTGATGGCCGTGCGCATCGTCTCGCGCCTGAAGATGCGCCATCCCGAATGGCCGCTGACGATCGCCGATATGTTCAACCATCCGACGGTGCGTGATCTTGCGCTCGCCATCGACGGCAGTCGCGACGAAACCGGCGTCGATGTCGTCTACCTCAGACGCAACGGTGACCGGCCGGTGCTCTACTGCTTCCCGGGCCTCCTCGTCAGCACGCGCGAATATATGCGCCTCGTCGATTATCTCGGCCCGGAACAGCCGGCGACCGGCTTCATTTGCTATTCGCTGACCGAGACCAAGACGCTCAGCACCCGCGTCGAAGATATCACCGCGCGTTACGCCGAAGCCGTACGCAGACAAGCCAAGGGTAGTCCTTGCGCCTTTCTCGGCTGGTCGTGGGGCGGGCTGCTCGCCTATGAGGCCGCCCGGCAGCTCGGCAACGATATCGACCTGCGCATGATCGGCATGGTCGATGTCTGCGATATGGACGAGGAGTTTACCGTCGGTATCATGCCGCGCTTCGAAGACGGTATCCGCGATCGCACCCATGCCGCCGTGCAGAGCTGGCTTGCGACCACGCCGATGCGCGAGGATTGGAAGAGGCTATTCGCCGCCATGAACGAGGAGGTCTACGAACAGTTCCTCCATCATATCGTCAAGCATAACGTCAAACTGCCGACGGACGGTCCCGATATCGGCTCGGAAGAGCATACGTTCTGGATCCTCATCGACAATGCGATGATCTTCCGCAACTACCGCCTGGAGCAATCCGATTTCCGCATCCATGCCTTTGCGGCCGAGGATTCTCTCACGCGTGCCCTCAACGTCATCGACTGGCGGCGATATTCGCCAAGCGCGACGGCATCGGAGATCGTTACCGGCACCAACCATTTGACGATCATCGGCAAGACGCCTTTCCATCAGCGTTTCGCCCGGCGGCTCGATCATGCCTTTGCGCCGGCGTCGCTGTCCAAAGACACCGTCAAGTAA